CCCCCTCCCTTCATACCCCGACCCCCTACCTGCCGCAACCAAAGAACGTAAGTATAAACACTAATGCTCACCTAATATTATGTTGCCGTGAGAGGAGGGTTGGATGAAAACTGAGGTTCTCAAAAGCATCAAAGAAACCGAAGCCCAATGTAAATCCACGATCACTGCAGCCCAGACCGAACGTGAGCAGATTCTTGCAAACGCCCGGCTCGAAGCTGACAACCTGATTGCCAAGGCAACAACCGTTGCCGAGGATTACAAAAAGCAGCGTCTTTCAGATGCACGAAATGTTGCAGCAGCAAAACATGCCGCAATCGTGGAACAAGGCAAAACAGACGCCGACGCCACCATTGCACAGGGAAGCAAAAAACTCCCCCAGGCAGCATCGCTGTTTGTAGAACGGTTTAAGGAGAAACTGCATGTTTCAGCCTAAACCGATGACGCATCTGCTCATTGCAGCGCCTAAAGAGCAGATGGCGTCAGTTGTGACTGAACTATACCGTCACCGAGTCTTCCACATCACCGATTTTGTAGACCAGGGCAAAGAAGGCTATGAAGGTGTTCGTCTAGGCACCCCTCTCGAAGGGGCCGGCGAACTCTCCACCAGCCTCCTCAAAATACGTTCCATCGAAAACGTATTCCAGACAAGCCCTGAAACGCTCTTCGACGTCCCTAAGCGTCCTGTAGCAACGATCCGACAAGCAATTGAGCGTGAACTTCCCGCCATCGAAGCAGAAGTAAACGACCTCACGGTACAACGATCGGCTGCAGAATCCCGCATCCGGGAATGCGAACAGCGCATCACTGAACTCAGACCTTTTGCACTCGTACCGCTCGAGATG
The sequence above is drawn from the Methanocorpusculum vombati genome and encodes:
- a CDS encoding ATPase, which encodes MKTEVLKSIKETEAQCKSTITAAQTEREQILANARLEADNLIAKATTVAEDYKKQRLSDARNVAAAKHAAIVEQGKTDADATIAQGSKKLPQAASLFVERFKEKLHVSA